Below is a genomic region from Microbacterium esteraromaticum.
GCCACGGTGATCCTGCCGATGCTCACCCCGGCACTCGTCGCGGGCTCGCTCATCACGTTCATGTCGGCGATGTCGTCATACACGGCTCCGCTGCTGTTCCAGTACACCGACGTCATGACGCAGCAGATCGTGATCGCCAAGACCAACGGCGACATGCGCCTGGCATCGATCATCTCGACGGCGCTCGCCATCATCTCCATCGTCTTCCTGGCGATCATCCGCTCGTACGAGCAGCGCAAGGTGTACCGCACCCAGTCCAAGGGCGGCGGGCGCAAGCGCTCCACAGTCACCTCCACCCCGGTGAAGGTGCTGCTGCTCGTCATCGCCGCGCCGACCACGCTGTTCCTCGTGCTGCCGATCGTGATGATCGCGGTGCTGTCGTTCACCGCCAAGGGCGGTTGGCTGCAGAGCGTGCTGCCCAACGGCTACACCCTGGAGTGGTGGGCTCAGCTGTTCAGCGGCGCGGAGTTCTGGCGACCTGTCACGAACTCGCTGCTGATGAGCGTGATCGCCGTCGGCGGCGCGATGATCCTCGGCGCCGGAGCGGCCTACGTCATGAGCCGCCTGCAGTTCCGGGGCAAGCTCGCCCTCGACATCGCGATCATGCTGCCCTGGGCGCTGCCGGGCACGGTCGTCGCGATCAACCTGATCACCGCATTCTCGAGCCCATCGCCCTTCGCCTTCGGGCAGGTGCTCGTGGGGACGTTCGCCATCCTTCCGCTGGCCTACTTCGTGCGGTTCAACCCGCTGATCTTCCGATCGACCTTCGCGTCGTTCTCACAGCTCGATCCGAACCTCGAGGATGCGGCGCGCAGCCTCGGAGCAACCTGGTGGTACGCGTTCCGTCGCGTCGTGCTGCCGCTGATCTCCCGCGGCATCATGGCGGGCGCACTGCTGGCGTTCGTCGATGGCGTGGGCGAGTTCGTCGCCAGCATCCTCATCTACACCCCGGCGTGGGTGCCTCTGTCGATCGCCATCAACAACGAGAACTACCAGGGCAACATCGGCACCGGATCGGTGTACGGCATGATCCAGGTCCTGCTCGTGCTCGGCGTGCTGATCGTCACGCGTCGGATGGAGGCCAGGGAGGCCACCGCCACTGCGCTCTGACCACGTCCGCCACGACCCGCATCCCCCGCCACACCACTGAAAGAAGAAGCAATGAACCGTGACGAGATCATCCAGCGCGATGGAGAGACGTTCCCGGGCGAGAGCTACACCACCGCGGTGCTGCGCCCCGCGTACGACCAGGCGAAGCGGATGCTGCTGCCGTCGATGATCCAGATCCACCGCGCGCATCTGATCATGCTGCACGGCGCCGGGATCCTGAACGACGCCGACGCCGCGACCATCGCCCGCTCGATCGACGGCCTCGATCTGGAAGCCCTCGCGGCCAGCGAGTACACCGGGCAGTTCGAGGACCTCTTCTTCACGGTCGAGCACGAGATGATGCGCATCGGAGGCGAGGTCACGGGGAGTCTGCACACCGCCCGCAGCCGCAACGACATGGGCATGACCCTGTATCGCATGGTGATGCGGCGCCAGCTGCTGCAGGTGCTGGATGCGGCCGGCGAACTCTACGAGACGCTGGTGCGCCTGGGAACCGAGCACTCCTCGACGCTGTCGCTCGAACACACCCATACCCAGCCCGCGCAGCCCTCGATCCTCGGTCACCGATTCCTGGCCATCGCCGATGTGCTCGGCCGCGATATCCGCCGCGTCCAGCAGGCGTACGAGAGCCTGGACTACTCCCCCATGGGCGGGGCCGCCCTTACCGGCACCGGGTTCGCGATCGATCGCGACCACATGGCGCGGCTGCTCGGCTTCCGCGGCCTGGTCGAGAACTCCTACGATGCCGTTGCCGCGACCGACTACATCGCGCACTCCGCAGTCGCACTGCAGCTGATGGCGATCGACACCGGACGCAGCTGCGTCGACTTCCTCACGTGGTGCACCGCCGAGTTCGGGCTGTACCGGGTTGCCGCCCCGTACGTGCAGATCTCATCGATCATGCCCCAGAAGCGCAACCCCGTGTCGATCGAGCACTCCCGGTCGCTGCTCTCTGCGGCGTCGGCCAGCGCGGCGACCGTGCTGACGATGATGCACAACACGCCGTTCGGCGACATCGTCGACACCGAGGACGATCTGCAGCCGTACGCATGGCGCGCGGTCGAGACTCTCACCGACGTGCTGCACCTGCTGAGCGGGGTGCTGGGAACCATCCAGGTGAACACCGACGTCATGCGTGAGCGCGCCCTCTCCTCGTTCGCCAATGCGACCGAGCTGGCCGACACGCTGGTGCGCGACGGCGGACTCACGTTCACGCAGGCGCACACCGTGGTGTCGCGGATCGTGCGCGAGGCGGATGCCGCCGGCGTTGTCGACGTGCGCACGATCGACCCGCAACGGGTGCACGAGGTCGTCACCGAGGTCGCCGGCAGGGACGTGTCGCTCACGCCCGAGGACTTCGCGCGCGCGCTCGACGCCGACAACTTCGTCGCGGTGCGCACCTCCACGGGAGGCGCCGCTCCCCGCGAGGTGGCCAGGATGGCGCACGCGCGCCAGCAGACCGCGGAGGAGTTCCGGCAGTGGCGGGACGACGTCCGCGCTCACCTCGACGCAGTGGCCGACGAGCTGGTCGCGGCGACCGCCGCCCTCGGCGCGTGACGCCGGCGGAGGGTGTGCGCATGAACGTCCTCGGCATCGACTTCGGCGGCACGAAGGTCGCGCTGCGAGTCGAAGGCGACGAAGGTCGCGCGGAGGAGGAGCGTCTGCGGATCGGACGGGGGGAGCCGGCAGACGCTGTCCTCGATCGCACTTTCGAGGCGTCGAGGCGCCTGATCGACCGGGTCGGCGACGTCGCCTCGGTCGGCGTCTCGACGCCTGGGATCGTGTTCGACGATCGCGTCGAGCTCGCGCCCAATGTCGATGGCTGGTCGGACCTCGACCTCGGCGAGCGCCTGCGCGCCGAGTTCGGCTCGGTGACCGTCGCGATCGAGAACGACGTCAAGGCGGCAGCCCTTGCGGAGTGCCGCGAGGGCGCGCTGCGCACCGTGCCGGTGGGTCTGTATGTGAACCTCGGCACCGGCATCGCGATCTCGCCGGTGATCGACGGGCGGCCGCTGCGCGGTGCGCACGGGGCTGCGGGCGAGGTGGGCTACGGCATCGTGGGGTGCGTGCGGCGGTGGGATGCCTCCACGCCGACGCTCGAGGAGTACGCGGGGGCAGCGGTCTCGAGCGGCGCATCGCGATGGCCGACGACGTCGCCGCCGATGACGTCGCGCAGCTGGTCGCAGCCGCCGGTTCGTCAGAGGCGGCTGCGAGGATGTGGCGGGAGGCACTCGACGAGATCGCGAGGCACCTGATCACCGCGGCGCTGACCGTCGATCCCTCGCGGATCGCCATCGGCGGCGGGATGACACGGGCCGGGAGCGCGCTCCTGGACCCTGTGTCGGCTCGTGTGAGGACGGCGCTTCCCTACGCGCCCGAGATCGTGCTGTCGCGCTTCGCCGCGGACGCATCGCTGCGCGGTGCCGTGCTGCTGGCGCGCGGCAGCGACTGACCGGAACGCGCACTTATTTTCCGACGTTGACGGCCTGTCCCCAGGCGAGTGGAATGGGTGCAGTACTTATTTCTGCACAGAAATAAAGTAACCCTCCTCCCTCTCATCGACGGCCCGGAGCGCGACATCGACGTGTGCCCGGGCGGAAGGCTGGTCCAAAGATGGACGATCGTCATACCCTCTCCGACTACACACTGACCCGCAGGGGGCTGTTCCGTGCCGGCGGCGCCCTCGGGATCGCCGCTGCCGTCACGGGCGCGCACCTCAGCGGCCTCACGCCCGCAGAGCAGGCTCTCGCGAGCGCACCCCGCGAGTCCACGAAGCTGAACGTCCTCTTCATCGGCGCCCACCCCGACGACGAGGCAGGCAATCTCGGCGTCTTCGGGCAGTGGAACGAGTACCAGGGCATGAAGGCCGGGGTCATCACGGTGACCCGCGGCGAAGGCGGCGGCAACGCCGTCGGCCTCGAGGAGGGTCCGCCACTCGGGATGCTGCGCGAAGCCGAAGAGCGCAAGGCCGTCGGCTACGCAGGCATCACGAACATCTTCAATCTCGATGGCCTCGACTTCTACTACACCGCCAGTGCTCCGCTCTCGTACCAGGTCTGGGACGGCGCAGCGGTGCTGAACCGGATCGTGCGCGTCGTACGGGCGACCCGGCCCGACGTGATCGTCACGATGAACCCCTCCGCCGTCGAGGGCAACCACGGCAACCACCAGCAGGCGGCGATGTTCGCCGTCGAGGCATACCTGGCGGCCGGCGACCCCGACCGGTACCCCGAGCACTTCGACGAGGGATTCGAGCCCTGGCAGCCGCGCCGCATCCTCCGCTCGGGGGCGAACGGCTCCGGGGCGACCGGTGAGGGCGGGGTCGCCGCCGGATTCACCCCGACCGTGGCATCCGACGTCGTTTTCGGATGCTGGAACGGAACCCCCAGCGCCCGGCACGGCAAGCGCTGGTCGGAGATGCTCGACCTCGCCCGCTGGGCCTACGTGACCCAGGGGTGGGCGGAGTTCGCCGCCGGTCCGACTGACCCGGCGAAGATCTCCAACTCCTGGTTCACCGTGATCCACTCCCGCTCACCCCTCACAGACCCCCGCTCCGGCGGCGACGCCGCCCTGCGCGGAGCCGCCCTGCCGATCGACGGAGGTCTGCCGCTCGGCACGCTCATCGATGTGCGGCCCGCCCGCTTCGAGGTCGTCGCGGGCGAGAAGAGCACCGTGCAGGTGACCGTCACCGCTCCGCCTGCGTCGCGACTCGCGGCCGGACGGCTGAGCCTGACCGTGCCAGACGGCTGGTCTGCCGGCGGCGCCGTCGACGTGCCGGCGCTGAATCGCGGCCGCTCTCACACCGCCACGTTCCAGGTGACCGCCGGATCGGGCGATGCGCCCGGGACGCAGGTACGGGTCGACGCCACGCTCTCGGCGGGCGGGGCCAGCGGCACGACATTCGCGCAGCTGCGCGTCGCCGGTGCCGTCGAGGCGACCATCCGCCCCCTCGATGAGATCCAGGAGTTCCGCTCGTGGACCGCTGGTCTCGGCATGAAGCACCTCGACGTCCTCGTGCCGGAGCTCTTCGCGATCGGGCAGGGACGCACACGCACCCTCGAGATCGTCGTCGAGAACTTCTCGTCGCAGACCCGCTCCGGCGCGGTGGCGCTGACACTGCCCACGGGCTTCACCGCCTCGCCCGCCCAGAAGTCGTACTCAGGGCTGGCGGCGGGCAAGACCACGACGGTCGCCTTCGAGGTGACGAACACCGACACGACCATCCCCACCGCCAACCGCGCTCCCAACAAGGGCAGCTGGCCGGTGACCGTCTCGGCGACGAGCGAGGCAGGAACGGCCGAGCGGGCCGTCACCATGAACCTGGTGCCGACCTACGCCGTGCAGCGAGCCTCCACCGCACCGGTCATCGACGGCATCCGCCGAGACGGCGAATACCCCGGTGAGCCGATCCCGGTCGACACCATCTGGGACGGCTCGCCCATGGGCGGCACCACTGCGTCGATCAGCGCGCAGACGTGGATCACCCACGACGACGCGAACTTCTACCTGTTCCTTTCGGTCGTCGACGACGTGCGCGGCACGATCCTGCCGGGAAGCGACAACAAGCGCCAGCGGCGCACGGACTCGGTGGAGATCTACATCGACCCTCGGGGCATTGCCGGCAACACCGCGCAGACCTTCATCGCGGGCATCATGCCCTCGATGGACTCGATGACGGGTGCCCCCGGTGTCGGCCGTGACCGCGACAACTGGCAGGGTGAAGCGTCAGTCACGGCCCCCGGCATGCAGGTCGAGGTCAAGATGGCCCCTACCGAGGCCGAGTACACCGGGTACGACATGGAGGTGAGGATCCCGTTCTCCGTCCTTCCCGACAATCTCGACCCCGAGCACGTGGGGTTCAACGTCGTCATCAACGACTCCGACACGCAGAACAAGGCAGCACAGCGGCGCGTCGGCTGGTCGACCTTCCCCGGAATGCGAGCCGACCCGTGGCGCTGGGGCATCATCACCCTTGATGGCATCCAGGATGCGGGAAGCCGTCCGAAGGAGCCGACTCTGCCAGACACCGCAGCGCGTTCGGTGTCGTCGCCGCAGTCGATCCTGCAGTCAGCGAGCGACAACGTGCCGCTCGGTGGGTTCTCCCCGACGAGCCACGAGCTCAAGGTGCTGAAGTCATCGATCTCAGCGGGCGTCGTCACGGTGGCGCTGCAATCGCCGCGCGCCGGTACCGTGCGCGTCTTCCTCTGGGACGGAACGCAGGTGGTGGGCAGCGCCGAGAAGCAGGTGCCAGCAGGGCGCACCGAGGTGCGCTTCGGCGCACGCACGGTAGCCACGGGGAGCGGCACCAGCCTCGAGGGCACGAAGGCGTCGCCGGTGCTCGCCGTATCGTTCGAGTCGAACGGCGGCGTCCACGCCACGAAGGCTCCCCTCGGCGGCCGCTCGGTCTGACCGAGCCCGCTGCAGAGATCAGAAACGCACCTCCGAACGTCGTCGGAGGCGCGTTTCTGATCTTTCGGCGGGTCTCAGGCCCGGAGCCAGGCGGTCGCCTCGCCAGGCAGCACGCCGTCGCGCAGGGGCTGTGTGGTCAGCACCACGGCATCCGCGTCTGAACCGAGGTCGAACGGCTCGGTGCCGAAGTTGGTCACCACCTGCCATCCGTTCGGACGCGCGAAGCGCAGCACGTCGTCGCGGTCGGTCTCGCGCCATTCCAGCCGCTCGTCGGTCTGCAGGCTGCGGCGCAGCCGCAGCGCCTTCCGGTACAGAGAGAGGGTGGATGCCGGATCCGCGGCCTCCACGTCCACCGCGTAGTCGGCGAACCAGGCGGGCTGCGGCAGGTGCGCGCCGTCTGCGCCGAAGCCGAACGACGAGCCGTCCGCGCTCCATGGCAGCGGAACACGGCATCCGTCGCGTCCGAATCCGTCGAACTCCGCGCCACGGAAGAACGCGGGGTCCTGGCGCTGCTCCGGCGTGATCTCGGCGACCTCGTGCAGCCCCAGTTCCTCGCCCTGGTACAGGTAGGTGCTGCCGGGAAGACCCAGCAGCAGCATCGTCGCGGCCTCTGCGCGCCGGCGGCCCTGCTCGCGATCGAGGTCGGCGGCGGGACCGCCCGCCCTGACCCATTCGACACCCTGCTTGACGGCACGGCCGTCGAGGGCGGGCAGCCCGTACCGTGTCGCGTGCCTGGTGACGTCGTGGTTCGAGAGCACCCAGGTGGTCGACGAGCCGCTCAGCGTGGCCTGCGCGAGGTTGTCGGCGATGATGCGCCGGAACTCGGCCGCGTCGAAGTCGGCGACGAGCAGATCGAAGTTGAACGCCTGTCCGAGGCCCTCGGCCGAGGCGTACTTCGCCCGCCGCTCCGGAGTCGACACCCATGCCTCGGCCACGGCCGTGCGCGGCGGGTCGTACGAGTCGAACACCGTGCGCCACTCGGCGTAGATCTCGTGAACCTCGTCGCGGTCGATGAGCGGGTGCGTGCCGTCCTGCGGCAGCAGGGCGAGCTCGGCGCTGCTGGGCAGCGGCTCGCTGAGATCCTTCGTGAGCATATGGGCCACGTCGATGCGGAACCCGTCGACGCCGCGGTCCGACCAGAACCGCAGGGTCGTGAGGAAGTCCTCGCGCACCTCGGGGTTGTCCCAGTTGAGGTCGGGCTGCTCGGTGGCGAAGTTGTGGAAGTACCACTGGCCGTCGTCGACGCGCTCCCACGCCGGACCGCCGAAGACCGACACCCAGTCGGTCGGCGGCTGCGAGCCGTCGGGACCGGTGCCCTCGCGGAAGATGTACCGGTCGCGCGCAGCCGATCCGCGGCCTGCGGCGAGCGCCTCCTGGAACCACTCGTGCCGGTTCGAGGTGTGATTGGGCACGATGTCGATGATCACCTTGATCCCGCGCTCGTGGAGCGCGTCCACCATCGCGTCGAAGTCGTCGAGGGTGCCCAGCCGGGGGTCGACGTCGCGGTAGTCGTCGACGTCGTACCCTCCATCGGCGAGCGCCGACGGGTAGAAGGGGCTCAGCCATACGGCATCGATGCCCAGCTCGGCCAGGTAGTCGACGCGGGACAGGATGCCTGCGACGTCGCCGATCCCGTCACCGGTGGCGTCGGCGAAGCTGCGGGGGTAGATCTGGTAGACGGCGGCCTGGCGCCACCAGGCGGCGTCGTCGTGCGTGTCGAGGTCGTCGTGCGTGTCGAGGGAGTGGACTTCGCTCATCCTGACCACGGTACGTGACTCTCGCCGGGAGAGTGAAGACGGCAGCACAGGCCCCGCGCATGGTTACACTGTCGTGCGAGCCGTGGGTCGCAGAGCCCGGAAGACGACGGAATGAGGATCACCATGTACCTGCTGCCGATCGCCGGGTGGATCCTCTCGATTCTCGCTTTCGCCGGTGTGCTGTACGCGATCATCCGGTTCGCGATCGTCCATGCGCTGCGCCAGGCGCGCCACGAGGCGCGAATCGAGCGGCACGTGCCGAAGGCCGCTACCTGGCTCAAGCGCGACGAGCACGACCTTCTGGACCTGTCGAACCCCTCCCACGACCCACGCTGAGCCGCTCTGAGCGGGCCGCTCCTGTGTCCGCGATGCAGTCAGTGCAGCGCGGCGTCGGCAGCCGTGGTGCGCCAGGCGTGGAACCGGACGGCCAGCCCGGGGCGGGTGGGGGCGCAGATGAGCGGGCCAGCCTCGGCCCGAGCCTCGGGCGGAAACGGCACCACCCGCACCAGCCGCAGCTCGCCGCCGTCGACGGCCGCCCGGACGGTGAGCGCGTCGCCCGACCGGCTGACCCGCACGAGCACGCGGCGGTCCAGCCATTCGGGCACCGGAGCGACCGACCAGTCCGACCTGCCGTCGGTGACCACGGCACCCACCTGCGGCTGTCCGTCGGCGTACTCCACGCCCGCCTTTACCCAGTGCTCGTCGTCGATGCGCACGAACACCCCGGCCTGATCGAACTGCTGCGAGAACGCGGCGGTGAACTCGACCTCGACGGCGGTGTCCTGCGTGAAGGGAGCGAGCAGTGCGTGCTCGCTGGCGTGCACGAATCCGTATGAGGTGATGCGCCAGGCGTCGCTGCCCTCGGCGGCGGTCACCACGAGGTCTGCGCCGTCCTCGACGGCCGCGATCGGCTCATGCGTCCAGCGGCCCTGGGTCCACGCGATGGATCCTGCGCTCATGGCGCTCCTTCCGATGTCGGCGAGCCGTCAGTCGACGAGCAGCGCGGGCTCCTCGAGGATCGACGCGACGTCGGCGATGAAGCGGCTCATGCCGTCGCCGTCGATCACACGGTGGTCGAATGAGCCCGACACCGTCGTGACCCAGCGGGGACGCACGTCGCCGTCGACGACCCACGGCTTCTGCGCGATCGTGCCCATGGCGACGATGCCTGCCTCGCCGGGGTTGATGATCGGGGTGCCCGCGTCCATGCCGAACACGCCGATGTTCGTGATCGTGATGGTGCCGCCCTGCTGGTCGGCGGGGGTGGTCCTGCCCTCGCGGGCCGTGACGGTGAGGCGGTTCAGGGCGCGGGCGAGGTCCTTCATGCTGAGGTCCTGCGCATCCTTGATGTTCGGCACGAGCAGGCCGCGCGGGGTGGCGGCGGCGATGCCGAGGTTGACGTAGTGGCGCACGACGATCTCGGCGCCGGAGTCGGTGTCGACCCAGGCCGCGTTCACCATCGGCGTCCGCCTGGCCGCCCAGATCACCGCGCGCGCCATGATCAGCAGCGGCGACACCCGGATGTCCGCGTAGTCGGGCGATGCCTTCAGGCGCTTCACGAGCTCCATCGTGCGGGTCGCGTCGATCTCCTTCCAGACCGTGACGTGCGGGGCCGAGTAGGCGCTCTGCACCATCGCCGACGACGTGGCCTTGCGCACGCCCTTCACCGGGATCGACTCGGAGCGCCCGTCGTCCCGCTGCGGACGCGCAGCGGCTGCGGAGCGCGCCTCCTGCTGCACGGGCAGCTTCTCCTCACGCACATCGCCCCACTCGGGAGTCTGGATGTTGCGGAACACGCTCGCCTGCTCGGCGTGCTTCACGACGTCGTCGCGGGTGACCTCGCCGTCGGCGCCGGTCGGCGTGACCTCGGTCAGCTCGACGTTCAGGTCGCGGGCGAGCTTGCGGATCGGCGGCTTCGCGATCACGCCCACCGACGAGCGCACCGGCCGCTCGGCCGGCTTGCGGCGGCGCGAGGTCGCCCCTCCCCCTGTTCCGTAGCCGACGAGCACCGAGCCGCCGCCCTCGTCAGTGGCGGGAGGCTCGGCCGCATCGCCCGGGGTGGCCGCGCCCGCAGCATCCGCCTCTGCCACGAAGGTGATGATCGGCGACCCGACCTCGACCGTCACTCCCTCGGCCACCAGAAGCTCGCCGACGACACCCGCGTGCGGCGACGGCAGCTCGACGAGCGACTTCGCGGTCTCGATCTCGCAGATCACGTCGTTTATGGCCACGGTGTCGCCCGGAGCGACCTTCCAGGCGACGAGCTCGGCTTCAGTGAGGCCCTCGCCGACGTCGGGAAGGGTGAACGTCTGGGTTGCCATGAGCGGTCCTTTCGGAAAGAGGTCAGTAGGCGAGGGAGCGATCGACCGCTTCGAGGATGCGGTCGGCATCTGGCAGATAGGTGCCCTCGAGCTTGGCGGGCGGGAACGGGGTGTCGAAGCCCGACACCCGCAGCACCGGCGCCTCGAGCGCGTAGAAGGCGCGCTCCATGACGGTCGCGGCGATCTCGCTGCCGACGCTCGTGTGGCCCGGCGCCTCCTGCGCGTAGACCATGCGGCCTGTCGAGCGCACCGAGTCGAGGATCGGCCCGTAGTCGACGGGCGAGAGCGAGCGTACGTCGACGACCTCGCAGCTCGTGCCCTCGGCCTCGGCGAGCGCTGCAGCCTGCAGCAGCGTGGTGACCATCGCGCCGTGACCGACGAGCGAGACGTCGCTGCCGCGGCGCACGATGCGCGATGCGTGCAGCGGCAGGGCGGATGCCTCGAGATCGACCTCGCCCTTCTGCCAGTAGCGGCTCTTCGGCTCGAGGAAGATCACGGGGTCGTTCGAGCGGATCGCCTCCTGGATCATCCAGTACGCGTCGTTCGGCGTCGACGGCGAGACGACCCGCAGACCCGGCGTGTGCGTGAAGTACGCCTCGGGGCTCTCCTGGTGGTGCTCGACGGCGCCGATGTGCCCGCCGTAGGGGATGCGGATGACGACGGGCATCGAGAGGGCGCCCTCGTGACGGTTGGTCAGCTTGGCCAGCTGCGTGGTGATCTGGTCGAAGGCGGGGAACACGAAACCGTCGAACTGGATCTCGATGACCGGACGGAAGCCGGCCATGGCGAGGCCGATCGCCGTGCCGACGATGCCGGACTCGGCGAGCGGGGTGTCGAGCACGCGGCGGTCTCCGAAGTCGCGCTGCAGGTGCTCGGTGATGCGGAACACGCCGCCGAGACGGCCGATGTCCTCGCCCATCAGCAGCACGCGCGGGTCGTCTTCCATCGCCTTGCGAAGGCCGGCGTTCAGCGCCTTCGACATGGGCATCGTGTCGATGGTCATGACGCGCTCCCTTCGAACGAGGCCTCGTAGTCGTTCAGCCACTTCTTCTGCTCGGCCATCAGCGGGTGCGGATCGCTGTACACGTGGTCGAAGATGAGCGACCGCTCGGGCGAGGTGAGGGTGACCGCGCGGGCGCGCAGGTCTTCTGCGGCGTCCGCGGCCTCGGCATCGACATCGTCGAAGACGGATGCAGACGCGCCCCGCCCCTCGAGGAACGCGCGCATGCGGGCGATCGGATCGCGCTGCGCCCAGCGCTGCTCCTCGTCGGAGCCGCGGTACTTCGTGGGGTCGTCGCTGGTGGTGTGCGCCCCCATCCGGTAGGTGACCGCCTCGATGGCGCGCGGGCCGAGCCCGCTGCGCGCCTCG
It encodes:
- a CDS encoding PIG-L family deacetylase gives rise to the protein MDDRHTLSDYTLTRRGLFRAGGALGIAAAVTGAHLSGLTPAEQALASAPRESTKLNVLFIGAHPDDEAGNLGVFGQWNEYQGMKAGVITVTRGEGGGNAVGLEEGPPLGMLREAEERKAVGYAGITNIFNLDGLDFYYTASAPLSYQVWDGAAVLNRIVRVVRATRPDVIVTMNPSAVEGNHGNHQQAAMFAVEAYLAAGDPDRYPEHFDEGFEPWQPRRILRSGANGSGATGEGGVAAGFTPTVASDVVFGCWNGTPSARHGKRWSEMLDLARWAYVTQGWAEFAAGPTDPAKISNSWFTVIHSRSPLTDPRSGGDAALRGAALPIDGGLPLGTLIDVRPARFEVVAGEKSTVQVTVTAPPASRLAAGRLSLTVPDGWSAGGAVDVPALNRGRSHTATFQVTAGSGDAPGTQVRVDATLSAGGASGTTFAQLRVAGAVEATIRPLDEIQEFRSWTAGLGMKHLDVLVPELFAIGQGRTRTLEIVVENFSSQTRSGAVALTLPTGFTASPAQKSYSGLAAGKTTTVAFEVTNTDTTIPTANRAPNKGSWPVTVSATSEAGTAERAVTMNLVPTYAVQRASTAPVIDGIRRDGEYPGEPIPVDTIWDGSPMGGTTASISAQTWITHDDANFYLFLSVVDDVRGTILPGSDNKRQRRTDSVEIYIDPRGIAGNTAQTFIAGIMPSMDSMTGAPGVGRDRDNWQGEASVTAPGMQVEVKMAPTEAEYTGYDMEVRIPFSVLPDNLDPEHVGFNVVINDSDTQNKAAQRRVGWSTFPGMRADPWRWGIITLDGIQDAGSRPKEPTLPDTAARSVSSPQSILQSASDNVPLGGFSPTSHELKVLKSSISAGVVTVALQSPRAGTVRVFLWDGTQVVGSAEKQVPAGRTEVRFGARTVATGSGTSLEGTKASPVLAVSFESNGGVHATKAPLGGRSV
- a CDS encoding ROK family protein, which translates into the protein MADDVAADDVAQLVAAAGSSEAAARMWREALDEIARHLITAALTVDPSRIAIGGGMTRAGSALLDPVSARVRTALPYAPEIVLSRFAADASLRGAVLLARGSD
- a CDS encoding ROK family protein, whose product is MNVLGIDFGGTKVALRVEGDEGRAEEERLRIGRGEPADAVLDRTFEASRRLIDRVGDVASVGVSTPGIVFDDRVELAPNVDGWSDLDLGERLRAEFGSVTVAIENDVKAAALAECREGALRTVPVGLYVNLGTGIAISPVIDGRPLRGAHGAAGEVGYGIVGCVRRWDASTPTLEEYAGAAVSSGASRWPTTSPPMTSRSWSQPPVRQRRLRGCGGRHSTRSRGT
- a CDS encoding glycoside hydrolase family 13 protein, translating into MSEVHSLDTHDDLDTHDDAAWWRQAAVYQIYPRSFADATGDGIGDVAGILSRVDYLAELGIDAVWLSPFYPSALADGGYDVDDYRDVDPRLGTLDDFDAMVDALHERGIKVIIDIVPNHTSNRHEWFQEALAAGRGSAARDRYIFREGTGPDGSQPPTDWVSVFGGPAWERVDDGQWYFHNFATEQPDLNWDNPEVREDFLTTLRFWSDRGVDGFRIDVAHMLTKDLSEPLPSSAELALLPQDGTHPLIDRDEVHEIYAEWRTVFDSYDPPRTAVAEAWVSTPERRAKYASAEGLGQAFNFDLLVADFDAAEFRRIIADNLAQATLSGSSTTWVLSNHDVTRHATRYGLPALDGRAVKQGVEWVRAGGPAADLDREQGRRRAEAATMLLLGLPGSTYLYQGEELGLHEVAEITPEQRQDPAFFRGAEFDGFGRDGCRVPLPWSADGSSFGFGADGAHLPQPAWFADYAVDVEAADPASTLSLYRKALRLRRSLQTDERLEWRETDRDDVLRFARPNGWQVVTNFGTEPFDLGSDADAVVLTTQPLRDGVLPGEATAWLRA
- the argH gene encoding argininosuccinate lyase codes for the protein MNRDEIIQRDGETFPGESYTTAVLRPAYDQAKRMLLPSMIQIHRAHLIMLHGAGILNDADAATIARSIDGLDLEALAASEYTGQFEDLFFTVEHEMMRIGGEVTGSLHTARSRNDMGMTLYRMVMRRQLLQVLDAAGELYETLVRLGTEHSSTLSLEHTHTQPAQPSILGHRFLAIADVLGRDIRRVQQAYESLDYSPMGGAALTGTGFAIDRDHMARLLGFRGLVENSYDAVAATDYIAHSAVALQLMAIDTGRSCVDFLTWCTAEFGLYRVAAPYVQISSIMPQKRNPVSIEHSRSLLSAASASAATVLTMMHNTPFGDIVDTEDDLQPYAWRAVETLTDVLHLLSGVLGTIQVNTDVMRERALSSFANATELADTLVRDGGLTFTQAHTVVSRIVREADAAGVVDVRTIDPQRVHEVVTEVAGRDVSLTPEDFARALDADNFVAVRTSTGGAAPREVARMAHARQQTAEEFRQWRDDVRAHLDAVADELVAATAALGA
- a CDS encoding dihydrolipoamide acetyltransferase family protein, with the protein product MATQTFTLPDVGEGLTEAELVAWKVAPGDTVAINDVICEIETAKSLVELPSPHAGVVGELLVAEGVTVEVGSPIITFVAEADAAGAATPGDAAEPPATDEGGGSVLVGYGTGGGATSRRRKPAERPVRSSVGVIAKPPIRKLARDLNVELTEVTPTGADGEVTRDDVVKHAEQASVFRNIQTPEWGDVREEKLPVQQEARSAAAARPQRDDGRSESIPVKGVRKATSSAMVQSAYSAPHVTVWKEIDATRTMELVKRLKASPDYADIRVSPLLIMARAVIWAARRTPMVNAAWVDTDSGAEIVVRHYVNLGIAAATPRGLLVPNIKDAQDLSMKDLARALNRLTVTAREGRTTPADQQGGTITITNIGVFGMDAGTPIINPGEAGIVAMGTIAQKPWVVDGDVRPRWVTTVSGSFDHRVIDGDGMSRFIADVASILEEPALLVD
- a CDS encoding DUF1349 domain-containing protein, which translates into the protein MSAGSIAWTQGRWTHEPIAAVEDGADLVVTAAEGSDAWRITSYGFVHASEHALLAPFTQDTAVEVEFTAAFSQQFDQAGVFVRIDDEHWVKAGVEYADGQPQVGAVVTDGRSDWSVAPVPEWLDRRVLVRVSRSGDALTVRAAVDGGELRLVRVVPFPPEARAEAGPLICAPTRPGLAVRFHAWRTTAADAALH
- a CDS encoding ABC transporter permease, which translates into the protein MYPYFFLTVSAALANSDASLEEAAASMGAGKARIWATVILPMLTPALVAGSLITFMSAMSSYTAPLLFQYTDVMTQQIVIAKTNGDMRLASIISTALAIISIVFLAIIRSYEQRKVYRTQSKGGGRKRSTVTSTPVKVLLLVIAAPTTLFLVLPIVMIAVLSFTAKGGWLQSVLPNGYTLEWWAQLFSGAEFWRPVTNSLLMSVIAVGGAMILGAGAAYVMSRLQFRGKLALDIAIMLPWALPGTVVAINLITAFSSPSPFAFGQVLVGTFAILPLAYFVRFNPLIFRSTFASFSQLDPNLEDAARSLGATWWYAFRRVVLPLISRGIMAGALLAFVDGVGEFVASILIYTPAWVPLSIAINNENYQGNIGTGSVYGMIQVLLVLGVLIVTRRMEAREATATAL